The stretch of DNA CCCATGCCTTCGCGCAAGTCCCGGACTTTAATCGCAGTGAACCGTTGAAGATCATCAAGGGCTTTTGCCAGATCTTTGCGATCGTTTACCGCAGCAAGGCCAGGTACGTGATCTCCACCGGGGCGGCACCGGGGTTGCTGGGGCTGGTCGCGGGAAAACTGATGGGCAAAAAGACCCTGTGGATCGACAGCATTGCCAATCCCAAGAAGCTCTCGTTGTCCGGCAGGATCGCTGTGTATTTTGTCGATGAGTTGCTGACCCAGTGGCCCACGCTGTCGCAAAACAGCCGGGCCCAATATAAAGGGAGGATTGTATAAATGATATTTTGCAGCGTTGGCACTCAAGCACCCTTTGAAAGAATGCTCGGCTACTTGCATGAGTGGAGTCATGCAAACCCGCAGGTCCCGATTGTTGCCCAGGTGGGCAATAACGAAAATGACCTGGGGCGCATTACGGCTTACAAGACCATCGCCGAGCCGCTGTTTTCCAAGAACTTCAATGCGTCAAAGGTGATTGTTTCCCATGCGGGCATGGGCAATATCATTCGCTCCCTTGAACTGGGCAAACCGATTGTTATTGTCCCGCGCGACAGTCGACGCGGTGAACACATCAATAATCACCAGTACGACACCGCCGAAAACTTTTCAGACCTTCCCTCTGTGTTTATCGCCCATGATAAAGATGCGTTCTTTTCGGCGATTGATTCGGCGCTTAACTACAGCAATGTCGAAAGTTCACTGGACTTTACCGAAAGGGACCGCTTGATCAGTTATGTGAAGTCATTCACTTCTTAAGTTTCGGCTGTTTGTCAATCCGCTCTTATTGCCTTTAATCATCGAGTAATCGTTATGATCCCAGTTATATTGTCTGGCGGTTCAGGCACGCGCCTGTGGCCGCTTTCAAGAGCGCTTAAACCAAAGCAGTTTATTGCGCTGCACGGTGACTTGAGTTTGTTTCAAGCCACCTTGGATCGCATCAAGAACCTGTCGATAGAGGGCGAGACCGTCAGCCCGCCGATCATTGTGTGCAACGAAGAACACCGTTTCATCGTGGCCGAGCAAAGTCGATCACTGGACGTGATCCCGCAGAAAATCCTCCTTGAGCCGACCGCCCGCAACACCGCCCCGGCGATTGCGGCGGCAACCCTGTCGGCGCTGGTGGATGGGGACGATCCGATCCTGCTGGTGCTGGCGGCGGACCATGTGATCGGCGATACCCAAGCGTTTAATGCGGCCTTGACACTGGCCAAGGTGGAAGTCAACAAAGGCAAGATCGTCACCTTCGGGGTTGTGCCCACCAAGCCGGAGACCGGCTACGGCTATATCCGTACTCAAGCGGCTGCGGTGGACGGCGCCGCGCATGTCGATGCCTTCGTGGAAAAGCCCGACCTGGCGACCGCGCAAGGCTACCTGGAACAAGGCAACTACTTCTGGAACAGTGGCATGTTCATGTTCCGCGCCTCGGTGATGAAGGCCGAGCTGGAGCGCCTGAGCCCGGAGATCATGGTGGCCGCGGAACTGTCCCTCTCCAACGCGGCCCATGACCAGGATTTCACCCGGCTCAGCCAGGTGGATTTTGTGAACGCACCCAACGTGTCGATCGATTACGCGGTGATGGAAAAGACCCACATCGCGTCGGTGGTCATCCTCGATTCGCCGTGGAGCGACCTGGGTGCCTGGGACTCAGTGTGGGAAGCGGGCTTCAAGGATCAGAACCAGAACTGCACCCAGGGCGACGTGCTGCTGCAGGACGTCACCAACAGCTATGTGCATGCCAGCCACCGCCTGGTCACGGTTGCAGGGATCAATGATGTGGTGGTCGTCGAGACCGCCGACGCGATTTTGGTGACCACCAAGGACCACGCGCAAGACGTCAAGAAAATAGTCGCGCAGCTGACTGAAAAGCACCGGATCGAGAGCACCAGCCACCGCGAAGTCTATCGGCCGTGGGGCAAATATGACTCGGTGGACCAGGGCTATCGGTACCAGGTGAAGCGGATCACGGTGAAGCCGGGGCACAAGCTGTCGGTGCAACTGCACCACCACCGGGCCGAGCACTGGATCGTGGTGTCCGGCACCGCGAATGTGCAAATCGCCGACAAGCAAGTGCTGCTGACCGAGAACCAGTCCACCTACATCCCCATTGGCGTTGTGCACTCCCTCGAAAACCCGGGGCGAATCCCGCTGGAGCTGATTGAAGTCCAATCGGGCTCGTACCTGGGCGAGGACGACATCATCCGCTTTGAAGACCGCTATGGCCGCCTCGAGCTTGTTTAAAGGAAGATTGAAATGAATGTAACTGTATTTGGAATCGGCTATGTGGGCCTGGTGCAGGCAGCGGTGCTGGCCGACGCGGGGCATGAGGTGTGTTGTGTCGACGTGGACGCGACTAAAGTCGAGAACCTCAAGGCCGGCATTATTCCGATCTTTGAGCCCGGGCTGAGTGCGCTCGTCCAGAAGAACCATGATGCCGGACGCTTGCACTTCACCACCGATGCCGCGCAAGGCGTGCGGCACGGAGAG from Pseudomonas sp. NC02 encodes:
- a CDS encoding glycosyltransferase; its protein translation is MIFCSVGTQAPFERMLGYLHEWSHANPQVPIVAQVGNNENDLGRITAYKTIAEPLFSKNFNASKVIVSHAGMGNIIRSLELGKPIVIVPRDSRRGEHINNHQYDTAENFSDLPSVFIAHDKDAFFSAIDSALNYSNVESSLDFTERDRLISYVKSFTS
- a CDS encoding mannose-1-phosphate guanylyltransferase/mannose-6-phosphate isomerase, whose amino-acid sequence is MIPVILSGGSGTRLWPLSRALKPKQFIALHGDLSLFQATLDRIKNLSIEGETVSPPIIVCNEEHRFIVAEQSRSLDVIPQKILLEPTARNTAPAIAAATLSALVDGDDPILLVLAADHVIGDTQAFNAALTLAKVEVNKGKIVTFGVVPTKPETGYGYIRTQAAAVDGAAHVDAFVEKPDLATAQGYLEQGNYFWNSGMFMFRASVMKAELERLSPEIMVAAELSLSNAAHDQDFTRLSQVDFVNAPNVSIDYAVMEKTHIASVVILDSPWSDLGAWDSVWEAGFKDQNQNCTQGDVLLQDVTNSYVHASHRLVTVAGINDVVVVETADAILVTTKDHAQDVKKIVAQLTEKHRIESTSHREVYRPWGKYDSVDQGYRYQVKRITVKPGHKLSVQLHHHRAEHWIVVSGTANVQIADKQVLLTENQSTYIPIGVVHSLENPGRIPLELIEVQSGSYLGEDDIIRFEDRYGRLELV